The stretch of DNA ACAACAATGCATAAAAAGAGAAATTCcaaaagctatcaagagcattTTCATcatctctttatactttctatagtcttacactatatctttgaaaCATTCTTTTAGAAAGTGTTAAGTAAAGAGAAACATTATAATACTCAtatcattttgtaattttcAAGTGAATTCCACTTAAGAATAGTTGaaacttataaaaaacaaaGTTGTAAGTGAGAGGTTAATCTGTTTGATCCATAGTAAAAAACTCACAAGTGTGTAAGGACTgaacgtagccttcattgggtgaaccaatataaagtTGTGTGTATCATCTTCTATACTCtctctcatttatttattcatctCATATTTAAAGTCTTAATTTTTCATCATCCAATTCTCGTTCTCTCATAGAAGATATTGATTTAAACACttgagaaaattttaaaacaacaatgattttaataatattttattttaaataaatttaaatctaaataaaatattttaaagaaatttattCACTTTATTCTCAACAACTTAAACATCCATCCTTTTATGTGAAAAAGatgattttgtattgtttacAAAGTTTTGATAGGTCAAACACCCCATTCGCATGTTTTCAACAAAATGTTTCTCATTCCATATAGCAATGCTCTCTATGATGAGATGGTTGAACTAAAGTttcgttatttttttaaaaaattgagtttgaatcttgtttaaaacaatttttatttttttgattttactTATGTTTTTGGCAGAATTCGAATTACTaaaacttttttctttaaaaatcaaaggattaaaaaaaatctcttgTTTGACATAATACGTGGAGACAGAGGAGATAAAAatcaaagtatttttttttaactattattaaACATCAATAAGCTTTTGTTGttttagtttcattttaaacaaggaTCTTGCTATTATGTTTTTAGGTTATGTCTTAAAAAAtataggttaaattacattcgtggtcctttaacttaatttcatttacgttttagtcttttattttttttttttcgacttggtcctttattttaattttaagtgacaatttgatattttatgctttaaaatttcaacaatgatatcattttttatacaaaaattcaaaaaaaatttcaatcaaaactcataaaattaattatattcttcaatataatacaaatttcatcaaattcgtaatgtaaatcttcaaataaactcatattttcatactttatttgatatttttaggaataaaggatcaagtcgaaaaaaaaaatgataaaagactaaaacgttacctaaaattaagttaaatgatcacaaatgtaatttagcaaaaaatataagaatataaACTTTATGTTGAAAAGAATAgcttttaaatactttaaaattaaataggaGTATAATGAATATTCGCCGGTATTGGTTGTCCTTGTCCTTTCTTTATTGCCGTTAATTACAATCCTCCgaaaccaaataaaataattacactCCTCCTTTCTTTATAATTTCCTCTTTGCTTTCATTTGccaaaaaaagaacaaaactcAGAGGAAGAACAATATGGTAATGCTGATGCTGACAACGACGTTGACATCGATGTTAGTGGTTGTTGATGATAGCAATGAAGAGCGAATGAAAGGTTTAACAAGTATCACTTAACATTTTCCTTAATTTAGTTAAAGAAGGAAGGGTCCTTTGGAGCCCAAAGCATGAGAAGTAGTAATCTTCTCACATAGCAAAACCATCAGGAGCCCAAAGCATGAGGTAAAAAAAACATCAGCATCACCTTTTACTAAAGGACCAAAGATGAGAAAGCATATGTAACTTCTTAGAATCGAGTTCACTTGGTCGTAAAAACTATGAATAGTCATTAAAGGCAAATAAACCAACCAAACAATAAAGTATATATTTAGTTCCTcggaaacaaaaaaatttattttaattaaaagtgatttatgtttaattttttgaatagtaaattttataataaaaactacAAAGGACAATACTTAATCAAATTGAAGTGTGTATAATGCTTTAGACACACTTCATCCGATTCCTCAGATGAATGCAACTGCTATTGGCAGTTTTCTCTGTATTACCCTACAAAAACTGGTTGGACAGTATTTCCTCAGTTTCTTTTGTCCTAAAAATGTCTAAGATTCGAATAACACGTTGTTTTCCTTTTTACctttaaaaaccaaaaattatattaattttatttttactaaaatcttttttaatatatatatctaaagTTAAAATAACCAAATTCAGGGACGGAGGAAGTATCTAGGAACTTTACCTgagtatttataaataaaaattatatttgtactAAAAAACTAGGCCctcaaatataattcattttgatGACTCAAAAGTAGAATCAAATATGTGCTTAAGCAATCCACGAGACCCACAGCAAAACCCCAAATGTGTCCCCccctaacatttttctttaatgaatCCAGAATAACAACAATCATCAGAATGAGAAAAACACAATAAGTAAAAAAGTCCCTAAAAATTAAACCTTAAAACTAAGAACGCtaagaaataaaaagataatacGACAGCAAACGCAGCAAAACGACAGTGTTACAGATGAATCATAGAATAACCCGATTAGAATAGAGACGACGACCAATCTCAAATGAAACATAAGCATCAATAGTAGCATACTTAACCTGATCCTCATTAAGCCACTGATTATCCCACCTACTCCTCGTAATCCGCTGCGGTTTCTCAACAACCTTCCCAAGCACGCGTTGCGCCAAAGTTTTAATACCAGTCCTCAACATATCACGATCATTGAACACGTCAGCAGCAAGGTTGCGCAAATCAACGAAATTGGCGACGTGGATGTTATAATCTTCTAGAAGCTTCTCAGCGTCTGCTTCGATTCCAACGCCAACGCATCTGTTGTTAGGGTTAGCGAGGAAGGTTAAGAGGGATTCGGGGATGTAGGGAGAGTGGATGATCTGGAAAACGAGGCAGCGGTTGTTGATGCAGAGTTGGAGAGTGGCGGTAGGGTTGTCTTGGCCGCGTTGGGAGTTAGGGCGCCATTCGATGTCGAGGCCGACTGTTGTGGGGGAAGGGAGGTGGAGGCGTTGGGTTTCGAGGAACCAGGTGTCGACGTGGGTGGGGGATATGGTGAGGAGGGTTTGGATGGTGGTGTTGGTGTCGAGGGTAATGTCGTAGAGATTGTGGGTGTCGTAAGGGAGGTTATGGTCTAGGATGTTGATGACGAagggtggtggtggtggtgtgGGGTTGAGGTTGTTGGGTCGTGGTCGCGTGTTGGTTGACATTTTGAAGTATGGTTTAGTGGTGAAGAAAGAAGAAGACTGTGAGAGAGAGG from Cicer arietinum cultivar CDC Frontier isolate Library 1 chromosome 3, Cicar.CDCFrontier_v2.0, whole genome shotgun sequence encodes:
- the LOC101491117 gene encoding 3'-5' exonuclease-like, coding for MSTNTRPRPNNLNPTPPPPPFVINILDHNLPYDTHNLYDITLDTNTTIQTLLTISPTHVDTWFLETQRLHLPSPTTVGLDIEWRPNSQRGQDNPTATLQLCINNRCLVFQIIHSPYIPESLLTFLANPNNRCVGVGIEADAEKLLEDYNIHVANFVDLRNLAADVFNDRDMLRTGIKTLAQRVLGKVVEKPQRITRSRWDNQWLNEDQVKYATIDAYVSFEIGRRLYSNRVIL